The following are from one region of the Aquificaceae bacterium genome:
- the folD gene encoding bifunctional methylenetetrahydrofolate dehydrogenase/methenyltetrahydrofolate cyclohydrolase FolD — translation MEKVVSTPLILDGKELSERIREEIHREVEGYTAKGFRPPTLAVVLVGEDPASKVYVGNKKKACEKVGIRSLSYELPENTTTQELLELIAQLNSEDQVDGILVQLPLPPHIDQQEVILAISPRKDVDGFHPENMGRLVARIEDGFVPCTPLGIDLLLKSYGIDVKGRDVVIVGAGFIVGRPLALLMLWRDATVSVCHIHTRDISQYTRQADILISATGVPHLIKAHMVKEGAVVVDVGISRLEGRIVGDVDFEEVKEKASAITPVPGGVGPMTVTALLLNTLKAYRRRLGIREVLL, via the coding sequence ATGGAAAAGGTAGTGAGCACTCCTCTCATACTTGACGGTAAAGAACTCTCAGAAAGGATAAGGGAAGAGATACACAGGGAGGTTGAAGGCTATACTGCAAAGGGTTTCAGACCTCCAACTCTTGCGGTTGTTCTTGTGGGAGAAGACCCTGCAAGCAAGGTCTATGTGGGCAACAAGAAAAAAGCCTGTGAGAAGGTGGGCATAAGGTCTCTCTCCTATGAACTGCCGGAAAATACCACCACTCAGGAACTTCTTGAGCTCATAGCTCAGCTCAATTCTGAGGACCAGGTGGATGGCATCCTTGTCCAGCTTCCCCTGCCACCACATATAGACCAGCAGGAGGTAATCCTTGCCATAAGCCCCAGAAAGGATGTGGATGGTTTTCACCCTGAAAACATGGGAAGGCTGGTAGCACGCATAGAGGATGGCTTTGTTCCCTGCACCCCTCTGGGCATAGACCTGCTTCTGAAAAGCTATGGGATAGATGTGAAGGGCAGGGATGTGGTTATAGTGGGTGCTGGTTTTATTGTGGGAAGGCCTCTGGCACTCCTCATGCTCTGGAGGGATGCCACTGTGAGCGTCTGCCACATACACACAAGGGACATAAGCCAGTATACGCGTCAGGCGGACATCCTGATATCTGCCACTGGCGTGCCGCACCTTATAAAGGCTCACATGGTAAAGGAGGGTGCGGTGGTGGTGGATGTGGGTATTTCAAGGCTTGAAGGCAGAATAGTGGGTGATGTGGATTTTGAGGAGGTAAAGGAAAAGGCCTCTGCCATAACGCCTGTGCCCGGTGGAGTTGGACCCATGACTGTGACCGCCCTGCTTCTGAATACCCTAAAAGCCTACAGAAGAAGGCTCGGCATAAGGGAAGTGCTCTTATAG